TGGAGGAGGGGGCGCCGGCATACACATGAGACCAGAGTCTGGCCGTCTGTTTGAACATCTCTGGGTTCTGCTTATACTGAAGAGTGAGAACACACAACACTGAGTTGGCAGTATACAAAACATCACTAGGCTACAATTTAGTAAAGCAATTGTACACGAGAGGGCATGCTAAAAACTACTTTATTAGCAATTAGTTTTGCACAAGCGAGTGTACAATTGCTTTTCTACAACGGGTTATCAACCTATTTATCAGCTACTATATCATCCCTCAACAAAAATATAGGCTAGTCCCAATGCGTCTATGGTTACTAGCCAAGCCAGCTGACCGTTCATTCTATCGGTTAAgctgccagagacgcgacccagtcatgaACTCTGTTCAATATCCCAGTCGTTGGTTCTAAATGTTCCGTTGCCATGCTGGCCGGCAAGGCCTTTATGgttagagtgaccagacggaagctacccctcagtaaaagacacgacagcccacttggagtttgccaaaaagcacgtaaaagactctgaccatgaaaaacaagattctctgatccgatgaaaccaagactcaactccttggcctgaatgccaagcttcacatctggaggaaacctggcaccatccctacagtgaagcatgttggtggcagcatcatgctgtggggatgcttttcagcggcagggcctgggagggagactagtcaggatcgagggaaagatgaacggagcaaagcatccttgataaaaacctgctccagagtgctcaggacctcagacttgggcaaaggtttacctttcaacaggacaatgacccaaagcacagagACAAGACAATGGAGGAGtggtttcaggacaagtctctgaatatcctctagtggcccagccagagcccggactgaaaatagaggatctgcagagaagaatgagagaaccccccccccccccccccaaatacaggtgtgccaagcttgtagcgtcattcccaagaagactcaaggctgtaatcgctgccaaaggtgcttcaacaaagtactgcgtaaagggtcagaatacttataaaatgtgatatttcattttttatttttttatcaatttgcaaagaaaatcAAAAAagctgttttttctttgtcattatggggtagtgtgtgtagattgatgaggtgagaataaggctgtaaggtaacaaaatgtggaaaaaggggtctgaatactttcagaatgcactgtgaGAAATCAGCATTTGAGGattatgctgattcatgatttcgactggctgagaaaagatgTCCGTTTCGTCCTGACACTAATTCTCAATAGGACAGCggagatcgaatttcaatatcataacaatgttgcaaatgccgagagacagacagcaacgtTGGCACAAACCCCACTTGTTGCAAACCAAATGTTAAGCTAGAAGCAAATCATGTCTAGATGCGTTTTACAGTGGAGATCAACTTAACGAATATGGCTGTCTGGGCTGATGGGACAGCGGATGGAGCAGGGATTTCTCAGATGGATCAGAACACAAGATGCCCATTTTTGCATCATAGGCTTACCCGTGCTGAACAGGTTTTTTAGTATGGCTGGCTTAGAACACGTCTCAACCAATCACAATGCTTGTTTTGACCAACCCATTGCAGAATAAACCGTTGAGGAGACAGAGCAAgtctaaaaaaaaacacattacaAAATCTGCAAAAGACATTCCAGGCATACTTATGCATgatctccctctcccacacatgcacacagtgtTCCTCTCACTTGATTGGCCACCACAGCGTCCTGTGGGTCGTCTGGTTCTGCAGCTGCCAGTAAGGCCTGTAGTGACAGCAACACTGTCCTCAGCGTCATAGCTGCCGCCCTgtcagacacacagagggaacaCAGAGTAGTAAGACCTGGGATCAGCATTAACCAAAACATGACAATGAAAATAAAATTGCATTTTAGAGTGTTGAAATAAAGTGGCTCACCACTGGTCTTTGAGGATGTCCAGACATATTGCACCTGTGACTGAGCTGATGTTGGGATGCCAAATCTTCGTGATAAATCGTACCTGGGGGGCCACAGGAAGCACATAAACAAGCTAATTAATTAGCAAGGACTTCACCCTGGCACAGGTCAATGTTGACAAAATCCACAACTGAATGACAAACATCAGAATatgtttgacacacacacacacacacacacacctacctacaccTACCTACCTTTGGTGGATTGAAGGGATATGTTTCTGGAATTTTTATTTCTAGTTGATATCTACCACctgaaaacattttttggggaaatAATTAATCACAGCAAGAAATCTGTATCCTTTTGCATGACATGAACCACACTCACTCGAGGTAAAAAAGTGCTTTGAAACCTATTGTGGTAAATTAGGTAATCTGCCTCAGCCCTCAAGTAAACCTAGGCCAGCTTGTCCCAGGTAAAGCTGTTAGGTCTGTCTGAATAGACGACAGTAAACTCCCCTGGGCCTCTCACCTTCATACGGTGTATCAGGTGGCCCTGCGATCTCCCCCTTCAGCTCTGTGAAGTTCTCATCCACCAGGTCCACTTTTATCTGGTTTTTACTCGTCTGTCAGTGAGAAGAGAAGTCAAAAGTTAGTTCTGTCACAGAGCATGGGCCAGGGTGTAAGGAAAGGAGGGGTATCCGTCAGAGGGTACCTCATCCCAACTTCCTCTCAACACAGACATTCTCACGGAAGTGAGAACTAATACTTTCACATGATCGGTCTCCTTGCACTTGAGTATGACAGATACCTTGATAACAAGCAACATTATGAGACGTTTGAAAGTAGTGACTTGTGCCATAGATTCTGATATGATATCCGAAAGGGCCAAAAGCTACCGGTATCTTCTTGCATCGTAAAGTGCTCTAGTCTGTAGGGACATTATTTTGCAAACAGTTATGAACATTTCCACATGCCGTGTCgcattattcaagtgtgttaacttctgtgcagcatgagtggggagctaacatAATGTatcccagactcccagtgcaggatAGCAATGAGTAAGTGGACCAGGCACGGTGCGCTAAAATAAAGGGTCGGCTGTGCTGATAGACAGGCTTGATCCGCGAGACACAATACAATTTAGAACAGAAACGTCTTTAAACAAAATCATAGTATCAAAAAAAAGTACCCAAGTTTCagtataccgtgcaacactaTTAAGCTGTGGAAGCCAGAACTGTGTGTGACCACTCGGTTACAGGGACTGCCGAGGACACCCAAACCAGTAGACACCGCAAAGCCCAAGCAAGCCTGACCCACTCTGGAAGTTGCTGTAACCATGCTTGGGATATTTACACTATATTGGCTATTGGTTGAGACGCAGGGTCCGTTCTAGCTTGTTATGTCAGGGTGGGCGACTGGAAATGTAAAATAAATGCATTTAGGTTATAGTTTATTACGATGCATGAATACACCACACCAACAGCCTGATAAACAATCAATTGGCTGTTTTAAAATGAATTTCACATTGTTATGATCAATAGATGTGATAGCATGCTTAATATATGCAAATACATGATTCTATTCCGTAATAGGGTAAACCGTAAGGTGTTCCAGctaatcaaatcaacgtttatttatGTTCCAGCGTAGTGTAAGCTACACAATACAATGAAATGCCTACTCGCAACTAAAGCTCTCCTTGCAAACAGTGCAATTATTCAGCTATATGTATTTGCGTTTACATTAGGCTATAGCATGTGGTCATAGGCCTATAAGGCTATACTGCAAATTGTTGTTTGTTCCTGAACAAGCCGAATGGCAGAGCTACCCTTCAACACCACAAGTGAAGTATGACTCTGGGGTATCCAGTGAACTTCTCCCATGTGGTGCAGCATGGACCCTATGgccccttctcctccacctctggGATACAACTCAGCACCAAGTCTCCCTAACAACCCAGCGTGTGACTTATTATTCTACATTGGGAGTACCAGGGAGTTGCAGTGCAGTGGACATGGCTGCATACGTCATAGGGAGGACAGTTTCGCCCGTATTGAACAGAACATTATGCAACAGAAGACCAGATCCCAGGGTTCATCCTGTCAGGGGAGCCCTCTCCAACAGGTTGCAGTAGAGAACATCGGACAGTCAAATGAAGGACAGCAGCAGGAATTTGTCTCTTCGGCCCCCGGCACCGTTGCCAGGTGTGACTGTGACCATCGGGTGTGACTATATTGCTTCTCCGGTCCTGGCACCGTTGTCAGGCACGGCTGCGACTGAGACTGGGCAGGGACACGTCATGTCCTCGGCCCCCGCCGGTCCTCAGGAGTTGCCTGCTACAGAGACTGAGCCCACAACAGATGTCATTCCCGATTCCCCCCTCCACTGCTGTGGAATCTGGGGGAACCCTCTCCTATGTGATTCCAGCAGCATCGCCGAACGGTACTGAGCCTCTGTCGCTGGCTGGACCCTATTCCTCACCGCCGCCAGATCATCACCTGTCAAAGCTACACGGCGAGCCTGTCTGCCCACCCGTCACGCTGTCCCTGCAGTAGAGGACCCTCCAGCAGCACCGGTCTGCTGCTACCGCCGATGACCAGGCCATGACCTGTgaccatgggggggggggaacacagCCACACTGGTGTCACCAGCTACTGATAGTACAGCTTTACCTGACCCAGCCACAGCCCTGGGTCCCAAGCGTGCACCACCTGACCCAGCTCCAGTCCAGGTCCTGCTGGACTCAACCCTCAACTGTGGGGGACACAACAGACCTCATCAGGGCAGACCACCCAGACTTCACCCCCCAGTGTCATGTCCCAGGGGCACTACCTATTCCTGCTCCTGGGGTCTGAGCTGATCCACCATCTGCCTTTGACTCACCAGTATTGGCCTGGACTCTGGGTCTAACGGTGGGACCTTCTCTGGGGCTTGCCCTGGGTCCACCTCTGGGGCAAAGCCTGCCTCTGGAGGAACCACTGCCATGCCTGCTCTCCGCTGCTGGGGGTTGGCCTGCCTCAGTTGGGGTGTTGCTGAGCCTGCTCACCTACCGGGCCATGGACACAGGGGACATCCTGGCCTGCCTCTGTGGGGCCCCACTTATTAAAGAGCTCAGTGTCTTTCAATGtagcacagtcataggatgccacctttccaacaagtcagttcatcaaatttcttccctgcttaagctgccccggtcaagtgtaagtgctgttattgtgaagtggaaacatctaggagcaacaacagctcagccgcgaagtggtaggtcacacaagctcacagaacggaaccaccgagtgctgaagcgtgtaaaaatggtctgtcctcagttgaaacactcactacagagttccaaaactgcctctggaaacaacgtcagcacaactgttcgttgggagcttcatgaaatgggtttctatggccgagcagccacacacaagcctaagatcactgtGCGCAATACCAAGTTTCAACTGTTGTGgcgtaaagcttgccaccattggactttggagcagtggaaatgcattctctggagtgatgaatcacgcttcaccatctggcagtctgacggacaaatctgggtttggctgatgcTAGGTGagcgctacctgcccaaatgcatagtgccaactataaagtttggtggaggaggaataatggtctagggctgtttttcatggttcgggggagaccccttagttccagggaagggaaatcttaacggtacagcatacaattacattctagatgatcctgtgcttccaactttgtggcaacagtttggggaaggccctttcctgtgtccccatgcacaaagcaaggtccatacagaaatggtttgttgagatcggtgtggaagaacttgactagcctgcacagagccctgacctcaactccttCGAACACCTTggagatgaattggaacaccgactgcaagccaggcctaatcgtccaacatcagtgcccgaccccactaatgctcgtggctgaaagaaagcaagtccccacagaaatgttcaaacatctagtggaaagccttcccagaagagtggaggctgttatagcagcccaTATAGcagaatgcccatgattttaaatgagatgttcaccgagagggtgtccacatacttttgtagtgtCATGCAGTGTGCAGCCCATGTTCATCTTCCTCAGTGTGTTTAAATAAAGTTCCTGTGTGGGTGTTAACTCTTGGGCTGCGTTATTCCCCTCGAACCATGGGTGGCATCAGTGAGTAACATCCATAGAGCCGGGTAAAATACGTAGAGCCGGGTCACACTCGTTCACTGGTGCCGTCCTTTCAGCACCAACCGCTTCAAATAAACACGATGCTTAATAGTCCTACTCATCACGTATTATTACAAATAGGTCATCACTTCTCACCATGGTGCTCGTTTAGTAAAGTTAGAcaaaagctgaatcaatgtctcgCAAGATCAatgattaatttgcattttacatAACAGAACCGACTATAATAGCGTATCAGGCCTAGAACGTTCCTGTTACACCAAAAACACCTCATTTCTAATGAGATTTTACGACGGTCAGCTGAAGCAGCATAGTCCATTTGTCTTGTGTGCGCCAAAACTCAACCGAGCGCGCCACTAGGTGGAATACATGCTTCGACTGAAACAAAATGCAAGAAAACGCATCTGCTCTAATCCGCTCATGAAACAGTAATTCAAGAGCATCTAAATGCATATTCCCATGAAACAGAGATATCAATCAAATAGATTGGCACGCAGATGCAGTTGACGTTTCACCAGTAAAACGTGAAGAATTATCTTTCGCGATTGACAGTGACGGCCTATTTTGAAATTAGGTAGCCTATGCCTAACTTGGTATTGGAGGCTATTCAAAATATAAAATAGAGACAATCTATGTGTGGGCATAGGCAGTTTGCAATTGGAGGATGCATTTTATGCATATTCTTTAATGATAGGCTATTCAATAGGTTACATCTGTCGGTATAAA
Above is a genomic segment from Oncorhynchus kisutch isolate 150728-3 linkage group LG19, Okis_V2, whole genome shotgun sequence containing:
- the LOC109864695 gene encoding ubiquitin-conjugating enzyme E2 K, with product MANIAVQRIKREFKEVLKSEETSKNQIKVDLVDENFTELKGEIAGPPDTPYEGGRYQLEIKIPETYPFNPPKVRFITKIWHPNISSVTGAICLDILKDQWAAAMTLRTVLLSLQALLAAAEPDDPQDAVVANQYKQNPEMFKQTARLWSHVYAGAPSSSPEYTRKIDKLCAMGFDKNAVIVALSSKSWDVETATELLLSN